In Oryza brachyantha chromosome 1, ObraRS2, whole genome shotgun sequence, the following are encoded in one genomic region:
- the LOC102714863 gene encoding LEAF RUST 10 DISEASE-RESISTANCE LOCUS RECEPTOR-LIKE PROTEIN KINASE-like 2.1 isoform X2 codes for MATPGSFCRSTALQAIYVLCLLVPDAGGRHHHRPTCPPFACGHLSDVSPPFRRRGDPPECGVASYELTCGDGKATIQIDSGTYLVKSINYTDQTFWVVDANMLDSHNTCPLPRWKRNLDYYESLEEDSSRSHKVELMPSYHWGTSAAVFVTCSREVTNSEMQYMPVACSSSSSFVYVLTGRYSQYMHSLEPSCGYLAMTPLALGKENASYADVIKLMTGGFAIRFPYTIHPFSSSSVKDCMAESFQYIREERSKPAWIVHTVMLDFGFWPCVFDPRSRSTKAARVFLELSTLAMWIWKWIAVFCRFILAPLVILTFLAHKYWKIKITTDAVEKFLRMQLMIGPTRYAYTDLVAITGHFGEKLGQGGYGSVYKGVLLPGNVHVAVKVLGNSNCNGEEFIKEMRRSLVYEFMPRGSLDKYIFSSERSFSWDKLNEISLGIARGINYLHCGCDMQILHFDIKPHNILLDDNFVPKVADFGLAKLYPRDNSFVPLNALRGTIGYIAPEMISRSFGVISSKSDVYSFGMLLLEMAEGRRNSNMHAENSSQAYYPSWVYDQLFGQQMGVGETTFAIVSDMHEIERKLCIVGLHCIQMRSHDRPTMGMVIEMLEGDIVGLQMPPRPFFCDDELIPPVGDSYHFSSELIEISEEDE; via the exons ATGGCGACTCCTGGTTCATTCTGTCGCTCAACTGCGCTTCAAGCCATTTATGTCTTGTGTTTGCTTGTCCCAGATGCAGGTGGGCGGCACCATCATCGTCCTACTTGCCCTCCGTTCGCATGCGGCCATCTCAGCGACGTATCGCCGCCGTTCCGCCGGCGAGGTGACCCGCCGGAGTGCGGCGTCGCATCTTACGAGCTGACTTGCGGCGATGGCAAGGCTACCATTCAGATCGACAGCGGGACATACTTGGTGAAGAGCATCAACTACACGGATCAAACTTTCTGGGTCGTCGACGCCAACATGTTGGATTCACATAACACTTGCCCTCTTCCTCGCTGGAAACGCAATCTTGATTATTACGAGTCGCTTGAAGAAGACTCAAGCCGCAGCCACAAAGTCGAGCTGATGCCATCTTATCATTGGGGAACTTCCGCTGCTGTTTTTGTGACTTGTTCGAGGGAAGTAACCAACAGTGAGATGCAGTACATGCCTGTCgcttgcagcagcagcagctccttCGTTTACGTGCTAACTGGACGGTACTCTCAATATATGCACAGTCTTGAGCCTTCCTGCGGGTACTTGGCCATGACTCCTTTGGCTTTGGGTAAAGAGAATGCAAGCTATGCGGATGTTATCAAACTAATGACAGGTGGATTCGCTATTCGGTTTCCTTACACAATTCATCCTTTCAGCTCCAGCTCGGTTAAGGACTGCATGGCAGAGTCATTTCA ATATATCCGTGAGGAACGATCGAAGCCTGCCTGGATTGTCCACACGGTGATGCTTGACTTTGGTTTCTGGCCCTGCGTATTTGATCCTCGATCTAGATCGACTAAAGCTGCCCGAGTGTTCTTGGAATTATCAACATTGGCCATGTGGATTTGGAAGTGGATTGCTG TATTTTGCAGGTTCATTTTAGCGCCCCTGGTAATATTAACCTTCCTAGCGCACAAGTATTGGAAGATCAAGATAACAACTGACGCAGTGGAGAAGTTTCTTCGGATGCAGTTGATGATTGGTCCAACAAGGTATGCCTACACCGACCTTGTTGCAATCACAGGTCACTTTGGGGAGAAGCTCGGCCAAGGAGGCTATGGCTCTGTATACAAAGGTGTTCTTCTCCCTGGCAATGTCCATGTGGCCGTCAAGGTTCTAGGAAACTCCAACTGCAACGGTGAAGAGTTCATCA agGAAATGAGGAGGTCACTTGTCTACGAGTTCATGCCACGGGGATCGCTGGACAAGTACATTTTCTCTTCAGAGAGAAGCTTCTCATGGGACAAGCTCAATGAGATTTCTTTGGGCATTGCCAGGGGGATCAACTACCTTCATTGTGGTTGCGATATGCAGATACTTCACTTTGACATCAAGCCACACAACATCCTTCTTGATGACAACTTTGTTCCAAAAGTTGCTGATTTTGGCCTCGCCAAGCTGTACCCAAGGGACAACAGTTTTGTGCCGCTCAACGCCTTACGAGGAACGATAGGTTATATTGCTCCAGAGATGATATCTCGGAGCTTTGGTGTCATATCAAGCAAATCCGATGTCTATAGCTTTGGAATGCTACTGCTGGAGATGGctgaaggaagaagaaactCGAACATGCACGCTGAAAACTCTAGTCAGGCCTACTACCCATCATGGGTGTATGACCAGTTATTTGGGCAACAAATGGGCGTTGGTGAGACAACTTTTGCTATTGTATCTGACATGCATGAGATAGAGAGGAAGCTGTGTATAGTTGGGCTGCATTGCATCCAAATGAGATCTCACGATCGGCCAACAATGGGCATGGTCATAGAGATGCTTGAAGGTGACATTGTTGGCCTGCAGATGCCTCCAAGACCATTCTTCTGTGATGATGAACTCATTCCTCCTGTGGGTGATTCCTACCATTTCTCCTCTGAGCTAATTGAAATCTCAGAGGAGGATGAGTGA
- the LOC102720382 gene encoding LEAF RUST 10 DISEASE-RESISTANCE LOCUS RECEPTOR-LIKE PROTEIN KINASE-like 2.7 — protein sequence MQMQTTALSTVLCVLALVVADAERVHGRQHGKDDACAPFSCGHLQNVSYPFRRRGDPRRCGVRAYELDCSSSAGKATIRINTGTYHVTSINYTASVFWVVDAGLQQDAAGNSSCPLPRSDQLPFIRGIRGSHDSWYLVRDSTQWVIFVNCSQKLSTNSSIYRPVNCLTTSSSFVYMATIPSLLVHMRGTSPYVALNANSPSIEFIEPPCGYLATVPVSDQYMDRDATYADFVRLIMAGFAIQFPTDGGPWTTWFGLIKECLNEAVSLADHQDQPLPSTGTKDRIVDILSIDLRFWGCTIGLARSYYNDIPHAITDLIRGVDNSLYHKLFILYSLCLVKWIAVLCRFLLAPLAVMIFLARKYWKTRITIDAVEKFLQMQQTLGPTRYAYTDIVAMTSHFRDKLGQGGYGSVYKGVLLPGNVHIAIKMLDGTSNCNGEDFISEVATIGRIHHINVVRLVGFCSEEMRRALVYEYMPRGSLDKYIFSSERRSFSWDKLNEIALGIAKGINYLHQGCDMQILHFDIKPHNILLGDNFIPKVADFGLAKLYPKDKSFVSDRALRGTVGYIALEMVSRSFGVISSKSDVYSFGMLLLEMAGGRRNADPNANSNASQAYYPSWAYGRLIADQQQADDEISSAVEMHVLERKLCLVGLWCIQMKSHDRPTMSEAIEMLEGDVNVLQVPPRPFFCDGDFMPPPSVMDSYLHSSGLTAISEEDDEITEFASLMMDGNEARN from the exons ATGCAAATGCAAACCACTGCTTTGTCGACCGTCTTGTGTGTGCTCGCACTTGTGGTAGCAGATGCAGAGCGGGTCCATGGCCGGCAACATGGCAAGGACGACGCCTGCGCTCCTTTCTCCTGCGGCCATCTCCAGAACGTGTCGTATCCCTttcgccggcgaggcgacccTCGCCGGTGCGGCGTCCGGGCGTACGAGCTAgactgcagcagcagcgccggcAAGGCCACCATCCGGATCAACACGGGGACATACCATGTCACCAGCATCAACTACACTGCCTCCGTCTTCTGGGTCGTCGACGCCGGCCTGCAGCAGGATGCGGCCGGCAACAGCAGCTGCCCTCTTCCTCGCTCCGACCAGCTCCCTTTTATCCGAGGGATCCGAGGGTCACACGACAGCTGGTACTTGGTCCGCGATAGCACTCAGTGGGTTATCTTTGTCAATTGTTCGCAGAAACTAAGCACGAACAGTAGTATTTACCGTCCCGTGAATTGCCTGACCACGTCTTCTTCCTTCGTTTATATGGCCACGATTCCTTCCTTGCTCGTTCACATGCGTGGTACCTCACCTTATGTTGCACTGAATGCTAATTCCCCGTCGATTGAATTCATTGAACCTCCTTGTGGATACTTGGCCACGGTTCCTGTGAGTGATCAGTACATGGACAGAGACGCAACTTATGCAGATTTTGTAAGACTCATCATGGCTGGATTTGCTATCCAATTTCCTACAGATGGAGGACCTTGGACTACTTGGTTTGGCCTCATCAAAGAATGCCTGAACGAGGCTGTCAG CTTAGCCGATCATCAAGACCAACCACTACCCAGCACAGGCACCAAAGACCGGATTGTGGACATCCTTTCCATCGACCTCCGTTTCTGGGGATGCACAATCGGCCTAGCCAGATCATATTACAACGACATACCCCATGCCATTACGGACTTGATCCGTGGCGTTGATAATTCACTTTATCATAAGCTCTTCATACTATATAGCTTGTGTCTTGTCAAGTGGATTGCTG TGCTATGCAGGTTTTTGTTGGCACCATTGGCCGTGATGATCTTCCTTGCTCGCAAGTATTGGAAAACAAGGATAACAATCGACGCAGTTGAAAAATTCCTTCAAATGCAACAGACGCTTGGCCCGACAAGGTATGCCTACACGGACATCGTAGCAATGACGAGCCATTTCAGAGACAAGCTGGGCCAAGGAGGATATGGGTCCGTATACAAGGGTGTGCTTCTCCCTGGTAACGTCCACATCGCCATCAAGATGTTGGATGGCACTTCCAACTGCAACGGAGAAGACTTCATCAGTGAGGTTGCCACCATAGGCAGGATCCACCACATCAACGTGGTGCGTCTTGTGGGATTCTGCTCTGAGGAGATGAGAAGAGCCTTGGTCTATGAGTACATGCCTAGAGGGTCTCTGGACAAGTACATCTTCTCGTCAGAGAGGAGGAGCTTCTCATGGGACAAGCTCAACGAGATTGCTCTGGGCATTGCCAAGGGGATCAACTACCTGCACCAAGGGTGTGATATGCAGATTCTGCACTTTGACATTAAGCCACACAACATTCTCCTCGGTGACAATTTCATTCCAAAGGTCGCCGATTTCGGCCTCGCGAAGCTATACCCGAAGGACAAGAGCTTCGTGTCGGATAGGGCTTTGCGAGGAACAGTGGGCTATATAGCTCTGGAGATGGTGTCACGGAGCTTTGGTGTCATATCGAGCAAGTCTGATGTTTACAGCTTTGGTATGCTGCTGCTCGAGATGGCTGGAGGGAGAAGGAACGCAGACCCAAATGCAAACTCAAATGCTAGCCAAGCGTATTACCCATCATGGGCGTATGGCCGACTGATAGCTGATCAACAACAAGCTGATGATGAGATATCTAGTGCTGTTGAGATGCATGTGCTGGAGAGGAAGCTGTGCCTTGTTGGGCTGTGGTGCATTCAGATGAAATCACACGATCGGCCGACGATGAGTGAGGCCATCGAGATGCTCGAAGGGGACGTCAATGTGCTACAAGTGCCTCCTAGGCCATTCTTCTGTGATGGAGACTTCATGCCGCCTCCGTCTGTGATGGATTCTTACCTTCACTCTTCCGGGCTGACTGCGATATCAGAAGAGGATGATGAAATAACTGAATTTGCTAGTTTGATGATGGATGGAAATGAAGCTAGAAATTAG
- the LOC102714863 gene encoding LEAF RUST 10 DISEASE-RESISTANCE LOCUS RECEPTOR-LIKE PROTEIN KINASE-like 2.1 isoform X1 → MATPGSFCRSTALQAIYVLCLLVPDAGGRHHHRPTCPPFACGHLSDVSPPFRRRGDPPECGVASYELTCGDGKATIQIDSGTYLVKSINYTDQTFWVVDANMLDSHNTCPLPRWKRNLDYYESLEEDSSRSHKVELMPSYHWGTSAAVFVTCSREVTNSEMQYMPVACSSSSSFVYVLTGRYSQYMHSLEPSCGYLAMTPLALGKENASYADVIKLMTGGFAIRFPYTIHPFSSSSVKDCMAESFQYIREERSKPAWIVHTVMLDFGFWPCVFDPRSRSTKAARVFLELSTLAMWIWKWIAVFCRFILAPLVILTFLAHKYWKIKITTDAVEKFLRMQLMIGPTRYAYTDLVAITGHFGEKLGQGGYGSVYKGVLLPGNVHVAVKVLGNSNCNGEEFISEVSTIGTIHHVNVVHLVGFFSEEMRRSLVYEFMPRGSLDKYIFSSERSFSWDKLNEISLGIARGINYLHCGCDMQILHFDIKPHNILLDDNFVPKVADFGLAKLYPRDNSFVPLNALRGTIGYIAPEMISRSFGVISSKSDVYSFGMLLLEMAEGRRNSNMHAENSSQAYYPSWVYDQLFGQQMGVGETTFAIVSDMHEIERKLCIVGLHCIQMRSHDRPTMGMVIEMLEGDIVGLQMPPRPFFCDDELIPPVGDSYHFSSELIEISEEDE, encoded by the exons ATGGCGACTCCTGGTTCATTCTGTCGCTCAACTGCGCTTCAAGCCATTTATGTCTTGTGTTTGCTTGTCCCAGATGCAGGTGGGCGGCACCATCATCGTCCTACTTGCCCTCCGTTCGCATGCGGCCATCTCAGCGACGTATCGCCGCCGTTCCGCCGGCGAGGTGACCCGCCGGAGTGCGGCGTCGCATCTTACGAGCTGACTTGCGGCGATGGCAAGGCTACCATTCAGATCGACAGCGGGACATACTTGGTGAAGAGCATCAACTACACGGATCAAACTTTCTGGGTCGTCGACGCCAACATGTTGGATTCACATAACACTTGCCCTCTTCCTCGCTGGAAACGCAATCTTGATTATTACGAGTCGCTTGAAGAAGACTCAAGCCGCAGCCACAAAGTCGAGCTGATGCCATCTTATCATTGGGGAACTTCCGCTGCTGTTTTTGTGACTTGTTCGAGGGAAGTAACCAACAGTGAGATGCAGTACATGCCTGTCgcttgcagcagcagcagctccttCGTTTACGTGCTAACTGGACGGTACTCTCAATATATGCACAGTCTTGAGCCTTCCTGCGGGTACTTGGCCATGACTCCTTTGGCTTTGGGTAAAGAGAATGCAAGCTATGCGGATGTTATCAAACTAATGACAGGTGGATTCGCTATTCGGTTTCCTTACACAATTCATCCTTTCAGCTCCAGCTCGGTTAAGGACTGCATGGCAGAGTCATTTCA ATATATCCGTGAGGAACGATCGAAGCCTGCCTGGATTGTCCACACGGTGATGCTTGACTTTGGTTTCTGGCCCTGCGTATTTGATCCTCGATCTAGATCGACTAAAGCTGCCCGAGTGTTCTTGGAATTATCAACATTGGCCATGTGGATTTGGAAGTGGATTGCTG TATTTTGCAGGTTCATTTTAGCGCCCCTGGTAATATTAACCTTCCTAGCGCACAAGTATTGGAAGATCAAGATAACAACTGACGCAGTGGAGAAGTTTCTTCGGATGCAGTTGATGATTGGTCCAACAAGGTATGCCTACACCGACCTTGTTGCAATCACAGGTCACTTTGGGGAGAAGCTCGGCCAAGGAGGCTATGGCTCTGTATACAAAGGTGTTCTTCTCCCTGGCAATGTCCATGTGGCCGTCAAGGTTCTAGGAAACTCCAACTGCAACGGTGAAGAGTTCATCAGTGAGGTCTCCACCATCGGTACGATTCACCATGTCAATGTGGTTCAtcttgttggttttttttcagagGAAATGAGGAGGTCACTTGTCTACGAGTTCATGCCACGGGGATCGCTGGACAAGTACATTTTCTCTTCAGAGAGAAGCTTCTCATGGGACAAGCTCAATGAGATTTCTTTGGGCATTGCCAGGGGGATCAACTACCTTCATTGTGGTTGCGATATGCAGATACTTCACTTTGACATCAAGCCACACAACATCCTTCTTGATGACAACTTTGTTCCAAAAGTTGCTGATTTTGGCCTCGCCAAGCTGTACCCAAGGGACAACAGTTTTGTGCCGCTCAACGCCTTACGAGGAACGATAGGTTATATTGCTCCAGAGATGATATCTCGGAGCTTTGGTGTCATATCAAGCAAATCCGATGTCTATAGCTTTGGAATGCTACTGCTGGAGATGGctgaaggaagaagaaactCGAACATGCACGCTGAAAACTCTAGTCAGGCCTACTACCCATCATGGGTGTATGACCAGTTATTTGGGCAACAAATGGGCGTTGGTGAGACAACTTTTGCTATTGTATCTGACATGCATGAGATAGAGAGGAAGCTGTGTATAGTTGGGCTGCATTGCATCCAAATGAGATCTCACGATCGGCCAACAATGGGCATGGTCATAGAGATGCTTGAAGGTGACATTGTTGGCCTGCAGATGCCTCCAAGACCATTCTTCTGTGATGATGAACTCATTCCTCCTGTGGGTGATTCCTACCATTTCTCCTCTGAGCTAATTGAAATCTCAGAGGAGGATGAGTGA